From Pseudoramibacter sp.:
GCCCCTGGACGGGGTGGTCGAAACGGTGAAAGCCTTAAGAGATGCCGGCGTCCGCGTCGGCTCGACCACCGGCTACACCTCGGACATGATGAAGCGGGTGCTGCCGGCCGCCGAAGCGGGCGGCTACCGCCCGGAATGTGTGGTGACGCCGGACGTCGTGGGCTCGGGCAGACCCCGCCCCTTCATGATTTACGAATGCATGCGCCAGCTCGACGTGTACCCGCCGGCCCACGTGCTCAAAGTCGGGGACACCATCGCAGATATTCAAGAAGGCCGCAACGCCGGCGTCTGGACCTGCGGCGTCCTCGAAGGGTCGAGCACCCTGGGGCTGCGGAAGGAAGAACGGGACGCCCTCGACGATGACGCCCTGGCGGCGCGCAAAGCCGAAGCCGAAGCCCGCTACAAGGCAGCGGGGGCCGACTTTGTCGCCGATTCCATCCGGGACATTCCGGAAATCGTCAAAGCCCTCAATCAAAAGCTGTCAGACCTGTAAATGATATCAACGAGACACCAAAAAAGAGACCTGAATACCATTCAGATCTCTTTTTTTGATGGGTGATTATTTCATGAATTTTTTCCCGTCGTCCCAGGCGGTGCCGACCCGGCTGCCGATGGCGTAATAGCCGTTTTGGTCGCCGTCGAAAGCGAAGGCGCCGAGTTTTTCCACGTCGACCTTGCCGTCAGCGGTGAGCACCGATTCGTCGGCGACGATGCTGACCACCTTGCCGAGAACCCGGAGGCCGTAGGGCTGATCCTGGAATTCCACCACTTCACATTCGAAGGTCAGGGGGTATTCGGTGATAACCGGCGCGTCGACCTTGGCACTCTTTTCGGCGTGGAGACCGGTTTTCGCGAACTTGTCCGGCACGTCGTTGGCGGAGACGATGCCGAAATAATCGGATTCGGCGAGGGTGTCCGTCCCTGGAACGGCAAGGGTGAACGCCTTGCGCCTGCGCAGGTTGGCCGTGGTTTTGTGGCGTTCTCCGATGTTCAGGGCGACCATGTCCCGGGCGCAGACGCCGCCCCAGGCCATCATCATGAGATCGACAGAATCGTCGTCATTGTAGGTGCCGATCATGTACGTCGGCTGTGGAAATAAAATCGGCTTAGCACCGAGATCTTTAAAAGCCATATGAGAACCTCCTTTATGTCACGAATATTCGATCTTTATTATAAAAAGTTTATGTTGAATTTTCCTTAAAGGGTTTTGAGGTAGTTTTGAGTGCGGGTCATGACGTCCTTGAGAATGTCGAGATCTTTTGAAAGATCGCCGGTCTCGAGGGAGTGGTTGGCGCCGGGGTAGATGGTCAGGGGCAGCCGGCGCTTTTGGGCGCCGGTGACGATCGTTTCCTTTCCGACCCAGGGATCAGCGTCACCGTAAAAGGCGATGCCGCCCCGGTCTCGGGCGAAATCAAAGGTCTCTTTGAGGGGCGTGTAGAAGACGCCGCGGACATCCCGGTCTTTGAAGACATTCGCTGAAAGGTAGGCGGCGAGGATGGTGCCGATGCTCTTGCCGATGAACAGGTAGCGTTCAAAATCGGGAAAGGCTCGGAGCTGCCCTTCAACGGAAGTCAGGGCCTGATAGAAAGCCCGTTCCCGGCGGCTCTGGTCCTGGCGCATGTCGGAAATGGCGGCGCTTTTAAATTCGGGATAGCCGACGGCGTACAGAGACCAGCCCGCCTGTTTCGCGAGTTTGGCGCTGTAGTACAAAAGGGGGCGGTCAGTGCTGTAGCCGACGCCCGGGAAGAGAATGACGCATTTTTTAGAGGTTTTCATGGGGGAATCCTTTCTTGTTTTTTCATTCAGAAGGCCAGACTTGAATGCAGGGATGATTTTGCTGTTGGACGAAACCGCCGGTGAAATTGACCCAGCTCTCACAGCGGTCGAGAATGCCGGAATCGGCGGTGAGGATGGCGCCGTGGGCGGAAAGTTCGGCGTCGACGCCCCGGATCAGCGGCACGGCCAGGGGAAGCTGAACACTTTCATTGGCCTTTAAAATCGCTTCCCGGAGGCGCCCGGAATTGGACACCGGCGCGTCGAGAAGGAGCACGACGCCGGCGGGATGTACGGATTTTAAAAAACGGAGCAGGGTGCGGATGGCGAAGTCCGTTTCGGGAATGAGGCGGTAGGTGCCCCGGAGCGCGGCCAGATCCCGGACGGCGCCGTCCATGCCGAGAAACAGCGGCCCGCGGCAGGCCATGACTTCCAGGGTGATGATCTGATTGAAGCCGTCGACCCACAGGGTTTTGCCGGCCAGATCCTCCGGCGCAAGCTGCTTTTGGAGCCGCGCCTGCTGCTTGGCGGCAGAGGTGACGCTGCGCATGATGGCCAGGCGCTGGCGCTTGGACAGCTGGTAATGGTTGCCCACAAAGGTCAGGGTCTGGGTCATGGCGTAGCCCCGGTTCAGCAGATGATGGCAGTCGGCGGCGGCTTCTTTTAAAATTTTCAGGGCCGATGCCGAAAAATTTTTAGTGTCTTCGGGAACGAACCCTCGTCTGGCGCAGGGGGTAGCTTTAAACAAGATGGGGTCTGACATGGAAAGCGCTCCTTTCAATACGCCTATTATAGCATACGCTTTATTGACAGCTGAAAAGGACAAGGGTAAAATCAAATGAGAATATAGATTTGAGGTGAAACGGTGATTACCATAAAACCACTTAAGATTGACGGCAAAGAAAGCAACGGTCTGCTGATTCAGTCGCCGGGGGGCGAAGGCCATCCGAACATGATTCTGATCCAATGTCAGAAGGGCTACCTCATGTGCGGCTACCTCAATCTCGAAGCCGCAGACAAATTCGGCGACGCTGCTGTGCTCGTAGGGGGCGCAGACTTTGACGCGGTCCTCAAGAACCCGATCAAAGGGATGACTTCAGCCGCCAAAGCCCTCGGCGTTCGGGACGGCATGACCGGGGAAGAAGCCGCAGAAATTTTAAACCGATAAGGGTGCAGCAAAAAAAGACCGAAAACCGGTCTTTTTTTAGTGAAATTACAGCCAAAATCTGATAAAATGATGCAATAAGTTTGTTGACAAATAAAAAGTAAAAATACAGAGGAGGCAGACGTGCAAGTTTCAACGAAGTTTACCATCGCGATCCATGTGCTGACCGCGACGGCTTATTTTTCAAAAGACCACAAAATCACCAGTGAAATGCTCGCAGCCAGTGTGGGATGCAACCCGGTGATCATCCGCAACATCATGGGCCAGCTCAAAAAAGCCGGTCTGATTCAGGTGAAGCGCGGCCCCGGCGGAATGGCCCTGGCCAAATCCCTGGACGACATCACCTTTCTCGACGTGTACCGGGCGGTGGAAACCCACG
This genomic window contains:
- a CDS encoding alpha/beta hydrolase — translated: MKTSKKCVILFPGVGYSTDRPLLYYSAKLAKQAGWSLYAVGYPEFKSAAISDMRQDQSRRERAFYQALTSVEGQLRAFPDFERYLFIGKSIGTILAAYLSANVFKDRDVRGVFYTPLKETFDFARDRGGIAFYGDADPWVGKETIVTGAQKRRLPLTIYPGANHSLETGDLSKDLDILKDVMTRTQNYLKTL
- the phnX gene encoding phosphonoacetaldehyde hydrolase, whose amino-acid sequence is MKQGIKMVVFDWAGTTVDYGSMAPMDVFDEVFKNAGVKLTPEEIAGPMGLDKRMHIKRLLDLDKTKAMWQKRYHRDTDEGDVTRLFKRFEARLDQVVGEYSTPLDGVVETVKALRDAGVRVGSTTGYTSDMMKRVLPAAEAGGYRPECVVTPDVVGSGRPRPFMIYECMRQLDVYPPAHVLKVGDTIADIQEGRNAGVWTCGVLEGSSTLGLRKEERDALDDDALAARKAEAEARYKAAGADFVADSIRDIPEIVKALNQKLSDL
- a CDS encoding flavin reductase family protein; protein product: MAFKDLGAKPILFPQPTYMIGTYNDDDSVDLMMMAWGGVCARDMVALNIGERHKTTANLRRRKAFTLAVPGTDTLAESDYFGIVSANDVPDKFAKTGLHAEKSAKVDAPVITEYPLTFECEVVEFQDQPYGLRVLGKVVSIVADESVLTADGKVDVEKLGAFAFDGDQNGYYAIGSRVGTAWDDGKKFMK
- a CDS encoding Rrf2 family transcriptional regulator; protein product: MQVSTKFTIAIHVLTATAYFSKDHKITSEMLAASVGCNPVIIRNIMGQLKKAGLIQVKRGPGGMALAKSLDDITFLDVYRAVETHGKDELFRFHNNPNPDCPVGRNIHRALDDDLLEIHCHFEEDLARHTLAEVYDNTEKAVAG
- a CDS encoding DUF434 domain-containing protein, with amino-acid sequence MSDPILFKATPCARRGFVPEDTKNFSASALKILKEAAADCHHLLNRGYAMTQTLTFVGNHYQLSKRQRLAIMRSVTSAAKQQARLQKQLAPEDLAGKTLWVDGFNQIITLEVMACRGPLFLGMDGAVRDLAALRGTYRLIPETDFAIRTLLRFLKSVHPAGVVLLLDAPVSNSGRLREAILKANESVQLPLAVPLIRGVDAELSAHGAILTADSGILDRCESWVNFTGGFVQQQNHPCIQVWPSE
- a CDS encoding YunC family protein: MITIKPLKIDGKESNGLLIQSPGGEGHPNMILIQCQKGYLMCGYLNLEAADKFGDAAVLVGGADFDAVLKNPIKGMTSAAKALGVRDGMTGEEAAEILNR